The genomic window AAAGTTTGTAACTAGGTTAACATAGGCTAACTTGTATGTGCTTAAAACATTTTCACTTCTTCTCTTCCATTGTTCAGTTCATTCCGCTCCAGTATGGCAGCAGCTTCCTCAACTCTGACAGACCACCTCCTCTGCTCCATCTGCACTGAGGTCTACACTGACCCAGTGTTTCTCACCTGCCAACACACCTTCTGTATGAGATGTATCCAACAATGTCTGGATGCTGGTCACCAGCACTGCCCAGAGTGCAGACAGCCTGTCAGGGACAGGAACTTCCAGATCAACAGACTGATAAAGAACATAGCTGACCAGCTGAGACTGGAGGAGAacaagaaggggagaggaggagtggagagagaagatgtgTGTCCAGAACATGGAGAGAGTCTGAAGCTGTTCTGTGAGACAGACGACCAGCTGATCTGTCATATCtgcagagatggaagagagcACCGAGGTCACACATTCATACCTCTCAAAGAGGCCCAGGAGGATCTGAGAGGAAAGTTGGTGTCAGTTATATTTGGTAGCTCTGAGAAGGACATTGATAAAGCAAGCAAAGCAATACATGATCAAGAACAAGTCCTCTCTGATCAAAGACATCGATGTGATGACATCCAAAGCAAGATTAAGGCCCAATTTGAGGAGGTCATCGCCAAGTTGAGGGAAAAAGAGGAGAAAGCAATGAGAGAAATTGAGTTCAATCGTTGTCCGGCTGAGATGGGAGAGCATCTGACTAAGCTGGAGAGATACTTGGCTACagccagagaaagaaaaaacacactgcAGTCTGGGCTGGAGATCACTGACCCCAGAGAATTTCTtaggtggtggagagaggagggcagtgcTTTGTATAATACATCTCCCAAATGGCCACAAGTCCACAGATCCAAAATTTGCAGTCTTACAAAACAGGATGATATAGATTATGACAACATGATGGGTTGCATTCTTTGGGAGAACATTGATAAAATCCTTAGATGGCATCTTAGTACAGTAAAACAACACAGGTGCTGCATAGCATAACCGGCAGGGccaagggagggggaagggaggacagTAGATATTGGTGTTGAA from Osmerus eperlanus chromosome 19, fOsmEpe2.1, whole genome shotgun sequence includes these protein-coding regions:
- the LOC134039561 gene encoding zinc-binding protein A33-like — its product is MAAASSTLTDHLLCSICTEVYTDPVFLTCQHTFCMRCIQQCLDAGHQHCPECRQPVRDRNFQINRLIKNIADQLRLEENKKGRGGVEREDVCPEHGESLKLFCETDDQLICHICRDGREHRGHTFIPLKEAQEDLRGKLVSVIFGSSEKDIDKASKAIHDQEQVLSDQRHRCDDIQSKIKAQFEEVIAKLREKEEKAMREIEFNRCPAEMGEHLTKLERYLATARERKNTLQSGLEITDPREFLRWWREEGSALYNTSPKWPQVHRSKICSLTKQDDIDYDNMMGCILWENIDKILRWHLSTVKQHRCCIA